From Kaistella polysaccharea:
GCGCAACATGGTGAAAGTAAAACTGTGTTTCCGCTTTCTGCTATTGATTTCGAAATCGTAATCGCTTCCTGCATACTCGAAGTACTGTAAATCAAATCTTTTTTGTCTTTAAAAAAGTCGATAATTTTCTGATTATCAAGGCCCAAGCAGACAATTGCTTTTACCTTTCTTTTAACCAAATCTTCTATTTCTGTATAATCATTTCCTTTGTCAACACCACCCACAATCCATACTGTTGGTTGATTCATGCTTTCTAGTGCGAAATAAGAAGCGTTCACATTGGTCGCTTTACTGTCATTAATAAAAGTAACACCGTTGATTTGCGCTACTTGCTCTAAACGGTGTTCTACCGCCTGAAAAGTCATCAGTGAATTCCGGATGCTTTCATTACTGATATGCAATATTTTACTGGCGATGGACGCTGCTAAACTATTGGCGATATTATGATTTCCAACTAAAGAGAGTTCCGCGATTTTCATGGAAAATTCTTCTTCGACTTTTACGATAATTTTATCGTTGTTTATAAATCCACCTTCCTGTAATTTTTCTGACGTTGAAAAAGGAATTTTTTTAGCATTAATTGCTAATTTCTCCAAAAGATTCATACTCATTTCATCATCTTTATTGTAGATGAAAAAATTGTCGTTTTCTTGATTTTCTACAATTCTGAACTTCGCCATAGCGTACTCTTCATAATTATAATTGTACTGATCGAGGTGATCTTTACTTAAATTCAACAAGAGAGAAATAAACGGTCGAAAATTCTGAATATCATCGAGTTGGAAAGAACTGACCTCTAAAACGTAATAATCGAAATTTTCATCCGCAACCTGGCGCGCGAAACTTTTTCCAATGTTTCCTGCCAAACCAACTTTCAAATCGTCATTTTTCAGAATATGATAAATAAGTGAAGTCGTGGTTGTTTTTCCATTGCTTCCTGTAATTGCTATAATTTTAGCAGAAGTAAATTCTGCAGCAAATTCAATCTCGGAGGATAAACGAATACCTTTTTGATTGATTTTGAAGATAATATCAGCTTTTTTCGGAATTCCCGGAGATTTTATAACCCAATCTGCGCTTAAAATTCTTTCCTCGTCATGTTTTCCCTCTTCGAACTCAATATCAGCATCGATCAACTGTTTTCTATAGTCGTCTTTAATCACAGATTTGTCTGAAAGAAAAACATTCAAGCCTTTCTTCTTCGCCAAATATGCTGCACCTACGCCGCTTTCGCCGCCACCTAAAACAACTATTTTCATATTTTTTATCTGACTTTTAGCGTAATTAAACAAATAATGGCAAACATCACCCCGATGATGACCATGCGGTTTACGATTTTACTTTCGTGATAGCCTTCTTTCTGATAATGGTGATGAAGAGGCGACATTTTAAACAACCTGTTGTTCTGCGCGTATTCTAAACCGTACTTTCTTTTTCTGTATTTAAAGGTTCCTACCTGAAGCATTACGGAAAGGTTTTCTATGAGGAAGATTCCACATAATACCGGGATCAAGAGTTCTTTTCTTAAAATGATAGCGAGTACTGCAATCACACCACCCAACATTAAACTTCCCGTATCACCCATGAAAACCTGTGCTGGATAAGTATTGTACCAAAAAAAACCAATCACTGCACCGACCAGTGCAAGCGTAAAGATTGTAGTTTCCCCCATGTCGGGCAGGAACATAATATTCAGATAATCCGCAAAAATAATGTTACCCGATAAATAGGCAAAAAACGCCAGTGTAAGTAAAATGACGACGCTCGTTCCTGCGGCGAGACCATCAATTCCATCGGTGATGTTGGCGCCATTAGAAACTGCAGTCACAATAAAAATTACGATCGGGATAAAAACGATCCACGCCCATTCATGAGCGTCTTCCGGAGACATCCAGAATAAAATACCACTGTAATCGAATTCATTATTTTTAACAAAAGGAACCGTAGAAACTGTGGATTTTTCCGTTTTCATAAAATTCGCTTCTACGTTATTTCTGTTGATCTCCTTTGCATCGGCGTATTTTCTTTTAACTGTAATATCGGGATGAAAATACATGGTCACGCCTACGATTAATCCCAATCCAACTTGGCCGATAACTTTAAATTTACCGCTTAAACCGTCTTTATTTTTCTTGATCTTTTTTAAATAATCATCAATAAAACCGATGGCTCCCATCCATAATACGGAAACAATAAGAAGGATGATGTAAATATTTAAAATTTTTGTGAAAAGTAAAACAGGAATCAGCGTGGCAAAAATAATGATCAAACCGCCCATTGTTGGCGTTCCTTCTTTTTGCTTTTGACCATCTAAACCTAAATCACGTACCAGTTCACCCATCTGTTTATTTCGCAGATAGTTGATGATTTTTTTACCAAAGACCAAGGCGATAATCAGCGATAATAAAACTGACATACCGGCGCGGAAAGAGATAAATTTAAACATACCCATTCCCGGAACGTGAATCCCGTGACTGGTAAAATATTCGAATAGGTAATATAGCATGCTTGGTTATTTAATCTTCATTT
This genomic window contains:
- the murD gene encoding UDP-N-acetylmuramoyl-L-alanine--D-glutamate ligase; protein product: MKIVVLGGGESGVGAAYLAKKKGLNVFLSDKSVIKDDYRKQLIDADIEFEEGKHDEERILSADWVIKSPGIPKKADIIFKINQKGIRLSSEIEFAAEFTSAKIIAITGSNGKTTTTSLIYHILKNDDLKVGLAGNIGKSFARQVADENFDYYVLEVSSFQLDDIQNFRPFISLLLNLSKDHLDQYNYNYEEYAMAKFRIVENQENDNFFIYNKDDEMSMNLLEKLAINAKKIPFSTSEKLQEGGFINNDKIIVKVEEEFSMKIAELSLVGNHNIANSLAASIASKILHISNESIRNSLMTFQAVEHRLEQVAQINGVTFINDSKATNVNASYFALESMNQPTVWIVGGVDKGNDYTEIEDLVKRKVKAIVCLGLDNQKIIDFFKDKKDLIYSTSSMQEAITISKSIAESGNTVLLSPCCASFDLFENYEDRGNQFKTEVLKNNEKILN
- the mraY gene encoding phospho-N-acetylmuramoyl-pentapeptide-transferase, which produces MLYYLFEYFTSHGIHVPGMGMFKFISFRAGMSVLLSLIIALVFGKKIINYLRNKQMGELVRDLGLDGQKQKEGTPTMGGLIIIFATLIPVLLFTKILNIYIILLIVSVLWMGAIGFIDDYLKKIKKNKDGLSGKFKVIGQVGLGLIVGVTMYFHPDITVKRKYADAKEINRNNVEANFMKTEKSTVSTVPFVKNNEFDYSGILFWMSPEDAHEWAWIVFIPIVIFIVTAVSNGANITDGIDGLAAGTSVVILLTLAFFAYLSGNIIFADYLNIMFLPDMGETTIFTLALVGAVIGFFWYNTYPAQVFMGDTGSLMLGGVIAVLAIILRKELLIPVLCGIFLIENLSVMLQVGTFKYRKRKYGLEYAQNNRLFKMSPLHHHYQKEGYHESKIVNRMVIIGVMFAIICLITLKVR